From the Anomaloglossus baeobatrachus isolate aAnoBae1 unplaced genomic scaffold, aAnoBae1.hap1 Scaffold_3407, whole genome shotgun sequence genome, one window contains:
- the LOC142271936 gene encoding LOW QUALITY PROTEIN: ERO1-like protein alpha (The sequence of the model RefSeq protein was modified relative to this genomic sequence to represent the inferred CDS: deleted 2 bases in 2 codons), with protein GLCVEKRAFYRLISGLHASINIHLSARYLLQDTWMNKIWGHNITEFQIRFDAAQTQNEGPRRLKNLYFIYLIELRAISKVLPFFERQSYLLYTGNKTQDLQTKNLLLDILRDTRDFPLHFDENSLFAGDKKQADRLKEDFRQHFRNISRIMDCVGCFKCRLWGKLQTQGLGTALKILFSEKQLRRMPETGPWYGFHLKRQEIVALLNAFGRISTSIKELENFKRLLQNV; from the exons GGTCTGTGTGTTGAGAAGAGGGCCTTCTACCGCCTCATTTCCGGACTTCATGCCAGCATCAACATCCATCTCAGTGCAAGATATCTGCTGCAAG ACACGTGGATGAATAAAATCTGGGGTCACAATATCACAGAATTTCAGATCCGCTTTGATGCTGCTCAGACCCAGAACGAAGGCCCGAGAAGACTGAAAAAcctatattttatctatttaatt GAGCTTCGAGCAATTTCCAAGGTGCTGCCCTTCTTCGAGCGGCAATCTTATTTACTGTATACAGGAAACAAAACGCAGGACCTGCAGACCAAGAACCTTCTTCTGGATATC CTGCGGGACACCAG AGATTTTCCTCTGCACTTTGATGAAAACTCCCTGTTTGCTGGAGATAAGAAGCAAGCCGACAGATTAAAG GAGGACTTCCGACAACACTTCCGGAACATCTCTAGGATAATGGACTGTGTCGGCTGCTTTAAATGTCGACTATGGGGGAAGCTGCAG ACTCAGGGCTTGGGTACAGCACTCAAAATCCTTTTCTCAGAAAAACAACTGAGGCGCATGCCTGAGACCGGACCTTGGTATGGATTCCACCTAAAGCGGCAGGAAATCGTGGCTCTTCTCAATGCGTTTGGCAG GATTTCTACAAGTATAAAGGAATTGGAAAACTTTAAAAGACTCCTCCAGAACGTGTGA
- the LOC142271935 gene encoding integral membrane protein GPR137C-like, producing MTAAVPWAVELGLTVLCTALCSLLFVAVYVQLWLLLHYQQKRLSYQSLLLFLCLLWAGFRTVLFSFYASSCAQARVLQAFPHWLLYCAPICLQFSSLCLLTLYFSQVIFKARCSQEFNRYKIPLHLGFFFTSLAFLVVNLSCILLGDEADDQRGWITMIRMIFSDCLFAICSISLASNTYRISNMSNAHVYLESKGTSGSQAVITGSIISALYLLRALYNLVVVSIQPESKPSPFSYGWSGVSGHAVTEDSNSLEYLIFVLILFFCEFLPMSLMTYFFRAKKLNQNLEPAGMVNSHSFGSRAYFFDNPRRYDSDDDLPRLAGTRPERASFSSTPKTSGWYGAICPTSSCALAPPLSASGTPILFTCGANTLA from the exons ATGACGGCGGCCGTCCCGTGGGCAGTGGAGCTGGGGCTGACGGTGCTGTGCACGGCGCTGTGCTCCCTGCTCTTCGTGGCGGTGTACGtgcagctgtggctgctgctgcactACCAGCAGAAGCGGCTGAGTTACCAGagcctgctgctgttcctgtgcctgCTGTGGGCCGGCTTCCGGACCGTGCTGTTCTCCTTCTATGCGAGCAGCTGCGCCCAGGCCCGCGTCCTGCAGGCGTTCCCGCACTGGCTGCTGTACTGCGCCCCCATCTGCCTGCAGTTCTCCTCCCTGTGTCTGCTCACCCTCTACTTCTCACAG GTGATTTTTAAAGCTCGTTGTTCCCAAGAATTCAACAGATACAA GATCCCTCTACACCTCGGCTTCTTCTTCACTAGTCTTGCCTTCCTAGTAGTGAACTTGTCTTGCATTTTGCTGGGTGATGAGGCCGATGACCAGCGCGGGTGGATCACCATGATCAGGATGATATTCAGTGACTGTCTCTTTGCCATCTGCTCCATCTCTCTGGCCAGTAACACCTATAGGATCTCCAACATGTCTAATGCGCACGTCTACCTAGAATCAAAG ggcACCTCCGGCAGCCAGGCCGTTATAACGGGCTCCATTATCAGTGCACTGTATCTTCTGAGAGCCCTGTACAACCTGGTTGTGGTTTCCATCCAGCCAGAAAGCAAACCAAGTCCCTTCAGCTATGGATGGAGCGGGGTCTCCGGTCAT GCTGTTACAGAAGACTCTAATAGTCTGGAATATCTGATATTTGTGCTTATTCTCTTCTTCTGCGAGTTCCTGCCAATGAGCCTGATGACTTATTTCTTTCGGGCGAAGAAGCTGAACCAAAATCTG GAACCAGCTGGTATGGTAAATAGTCACAGCTTCGGGTCAAGGGCTTACTTTTTTGACAATCCTAGAAGATACGACAGTGATGACGACTTGCCCAGACTGGCGGGTACCAGACCCGAGAGAGCAAG TTTTTCATCCACTCCCAAAACATCTGGATGGTATGGAGCAATATGTCCGACCAGCAGCTGCGCACTGGCACCGCCTTTGAGCGCGTCTGGGACTCCGATCCTGTTTACATGTGGAGCGAATACACTGGCGTGA